From the genome of Carassius gibelio isolate Cgi1373 ecotype wild population from Czech Republic chromosome B10, carGib1.2-hapl.c, whole genome shotgun sequence, one region includes:
- the LOC127966547 gene encoding transcription regulator protein BACH1 → MSVENSKSFKFTFQSSVHSSHVLQCLNEQRKKDLLCDVTVVAETQSYRAHRAVLASCSDYFSARLSSHTPEGIIVNLPDEVTSEGFEPLLDFAYTSKLIFTKENVLEIRNCASVLGFKDLDKACFDFLLPKFFESSRSPSKVQRKCCKTKCCKSRGAELSSIDGVDVIDEGTSLLQPSQLQLEVKEPSCPPSVAIEDVGKSCHSQEDTDYSLLCPKYRKFQIACGKERSCLDVCDSKPMSLDKSEDDCPLNCLPSSSNEDGNEIFSCDKTPLISNSFSDSLLPECCPLNPGPCTGPPSFPICNESARSICDSEKWGTPPRSGLEDVVRPCELKADRCCEQRSTEEIEVAKQLTFWPDSCQASPSGLGLVVKASNLNCLKSCHPDPRAVECPFLQSFGAVGAHLHDGEGGSTSQGSPYVPSNQSGEDSDSFDTEGDSESYSSERVCEMALPLSVDQIVSLSRNDFQQMLKQQCLTREQLDVVHDIRRRSKNRIAARRCRKRKLDCIHNLECEIEKLRSEREKLTAERIKLNQMKMTAWQSYSGLYERVCTEAGLRPEQLQVLAKYSSPDCPLSAFLCPSLDLSQSPQAPDLSTHTCCSGAKPPVTSSVENSVAQSSSQNLLPLGVAEAQSHTCLPDASPLECSSMVKLATDLFIGNHETDRLQN, encoded by the exons ATGTCAGTGGAAAACTCCAAGTCGTTTAAGTTCACCTTCCAGTCGTCTGTGCACAGTTCCCACGTTCTGCAATGTCTGAATGAGCAGCGGAAGAAAGATCTTCTGTGTGATGTGACTGTTGTGGCAGAGACCCAGAGTTATCGGGCCCACCGGGCAGTTCTGGCATCCTGCAGTGATTATTTCAGCGCTCGTTTGTCCAGTCATACACCTGAAGGAATTATCGTCAACCTTCCTGATGAG gtTACCTCAGAGGGATTCGAACCCTTGCTGGACTTTGCCTACACCTCAAAACTCATCTTTACTAAAGAGAATGTGCTGGAAATCCGTAACTGTGCCTCTGTTCTTGGTTTCAAGGACTTGGACAAAGCCTGCTTTGACTTCCTTCTCCCCAAGTTCTTTGAGAGCAGCAGAAGTCCATCAAAAGTCCAGAGGAAGTGCTGCAAAACCAAATGCTGCAAATCACGAGGGGCTGAATTGAGCTCGATTGACGGGGTTGATGTTATTGATGAAGGCACATCATTACTTCAGCCCTCACAGCTTCAGCTTGAAGTCAAAGAGCCATCTTGTCCTCCTTCGGTGGCCATTGAGGATGTCGGAAAAAGCTGTCACAGCCAGGAAGACACAGATTACTCTCTCCTGTGCCCAAAGTACCGGAAGTTTCAAATAGCTTGCGGGAAGGAGCGATCCTGTCTAGATGTTTGCGACTCGAAACCCATGTCCCTTGACAAGTCAGAAGACGATTGTCCTTTAAACTGTCTACCTAGCTCAAGCAATGAAGACGGCAACGAGATCTTCTCATGTGATAAGACACCTCTCATCAGCAATTCTTTCTCAGATTCTCTTCTGCCTGAATGTTGTCCTCTGAATCCTGGACCTTGCACAGGACCTCCATCATTTCCAATCTGTAATGAGTCGGCACGATCCATTTGTGACTCTGAAAAATGGGGAACGCCCCCTCGCTCAGGCCTGGAGGATGTTGTGAGGCCATGTGAGCTCAAAGCTGACCGATGCTGTGAACAGAGGAGCACGGAGGAGATCGAGGTGGCTAAACAGCTCACGTTCTGGCCGGATTCTTGCCAGGCGTCTCCCTCTGGCCTGGGCTTGGTGGTGAAAGCCTCGAATCTCAACTGTCTGAAAAGCTGCCATCCGGATCCCAGAGCAGTGGAGTGTCCATTCCTGCAGAGCTTTGGCGCGGTGGGAGCTCATCTGCACGATGGAGAGGGGGGCTCAACGTCACAGGGCAGTCCATACGTGCCCTCCAACCAGTCAGGGGAGGACTCTGACAGCTTTGACACAGAGGGGGACAGTGAGTCTTACAGCAGTGAACGAGTGTGTGAG ATGGCGCTGCCGCTGTCTGTGGATCAGATCGTGTCTCTGAGCAGGAATGACTTCCAGCAGATGCTGAAGCAGCAGTGCTTGACACGGGAGCAGCTCGATGTTGTGCATGACATCCGCAGACGGAGCAAAAACCGGATTGCTGCCCGGCGCTGCCGCAAGCGGAAACTTGACTGCATACACAACCTGGAGTGTGAAATCGAGAAACTG AGGAGTGAGCGAGAGAAGCTGACAGCTGAAAGGATCAAGCTGAATCAGATGAAGATGACGGCCTGGCAGAGTTACTCAGGCCTTTATGAGAGGGTCTGTACTGAAGCCGGCCTCAGACCCGAGCAGCTTCAGGTGCTGGCCAAATATTCCTCTCCAGACTGCCCGCTATCTGCCTTCCTGTGCCCCTCTCTAGACCTTTCTCAGAGTCCCCAGGCTCCAGACCTCTCCACACACACCTGTTGCTCTGGAGCCAAACCACCAGTTACTTCCTCAGTGGAGAATTCTGTTGCACAGTCAAGCTCACAGAACCTGTTACCTCTTGGGGTCGCAGAAGCTCAGTCACACACCTGTCTTCCTGACGCCTCGCCACTGGAGTGTAGTTCAATGGTGAAACTCGCCACTGATCTGTTCATCGGCAATCATGAAACCGACAGATTGCAAAATTAA